Proteins co-encoded in one Epinephelus moara isolate mb chromosome 13, YSFRI_EMoa_1.0, whole genome shotgun sequence genomic window:
- the abcc3 gene encoding ATP-binding cassette sub-family C member 3 isoform X5, with product MLRAAKVTHSNMLQGVLRAPQAFFESNPTGRLLNRFSKDMDAIDSHIPDNIDIWMRTFWYTLNVLLICSALTPMFLIVIAPLMVFYWWVQRFYVATSRQLKRLESVSRSPIYSHFSETVTGCSVIRAYGRHSAFVLMSDMKVDENQKSYYPGIVSNRWLGVRIEFIGNCIVLFAALFAVTGKENLNPGLVGLSVSYALQVTMSLNWMVRMTSDLENNIVAVERVKEYCETKTEAPWEVEDKKPPPEWPTKGNVEFHDYSVRYREGLDLVLKDLTLNVKGGEKIGIVGRTGAGKSSMTLCLFRLLEAAAGEITIDEVKIAEIGLHDLRSKLTIIPQEPVLFSGTLRMNLDPFDKYSDEEVWAALEHSHLHKFVSNQQAKLELECSEGGENLSVGQRQLVCLARALLRKTRILILDEATAAIDLETDDLIQSTIRTQFEDCTVFTIAHRLNTIMDYTRVLVLDKGKIAEFDTPTNLISQRGIFYGMAKDAGLTQ from the exons ATGCTGCGGGCAGCCAAGGTCACACACAGCAACATGCTTCAGGGGGTCTTGCGTGCTCCGCAGGCCTTCTTCGAGAGCAACCCCACTGGGCGGTTACTAAACCGCTTCAGCAAAGACATGGATGCTATAGACTCCCACATCCCAGATAATATTGACATATGGATGCGCACTTTCTGGTACACACTGAATGTGCTGCTCATATGCTCTGCCCTCACCCCAATGTTCCTCATAGTCATAGCCCCATTAATGGTGTTCTATTGGTGGGTTCAG AGATTTTATGTTGCCACGTCTCGGCAGCTAAAGCGTCTGGAGTCAGTCAGCCGCTCTCCCATATACTCCCATTTCTCTGAGACCGTCACTGGATGTAGTGTAATCCGAGCCTATGGCAGACACTCTGCCTTTGTTCTGATGAGTGATATGAAAGTGGATGAAAACCAAAAGAGTTACTACCCTGGTATAGTGTCCAACAG GTGGCTTGGAGTGCGTATTGAATTCATTGGGAACTGCATAGtgttgtttgctgctctgtttgcTGTGACTGGAAAGGAGAACCTGAACCCAGGCCTCGTGGGTCTGTCAGTGTCCTACGCTCTACAG GTGACCATGTCTCTGAACTGGATGGTGCGAATGACTTCAGATCTGGAGAACAACATAGTAGCAGTGGAGAGAGTGAAGGAGTACTGTGAGACCAAGACAGAG GCCCcttgggaggtggaggacaaGAAGCCCCCACCTGAATGGCCCACGAAGGGGAACGTGGAGTTCCACGACTACAGCGTTCGGTACCGAGAGGGACTGGACCTCGTCCTGAAGGACCTCACTCTGAATGTcaaaggaggagagaag ATTGGTATTGTAGGTCGTACAGGAGCCGGCAAGTCCTCCATGACACTCTGCCTCTTCAGATTGCTggaagctgcagcaggagagaTCACCATTGACGAGGTGAAGATAGCTGAGATAGGCCTGCACGACCTGAGGTCCAAACTCACCATCATTCCACAG GAGCCTGTGCTGTTCTCAGGCACACTGAGGATGAACCTGGACCCATTTGATAAGTACAGTGATGAGGAGGTGTGGGCAGCTCTGGAACATTCTCACCTCCACAAGTTTGTCAGCAACCAGCAGGCAAAGCTGGAGCTGGAGTGttcagagggaggagagaatcTCAG TGTGGGCCAGAGGCAGCTGGTGTGTTTGGCTCGAGCACTCCTTAGGAAGACGAGGATCCTCATCCTGGATGAAGCTACAGCTGCTATCGACCTGGAGACAGATGATCTCATCCAGTCCACCATTCGCACTCAGTTTGAAGACTGCACCGTCTTCACCATCGCTCACAGACTCAACACAATCATGGATTACACAAG AGTGCTGGTGTTGGACAAGGGAAAGATAGCAGAGTTTGACACTCCGACAAACCTCATATCACAGAGAGGAATCTTCTACGGCATGGCTAAAGATGCAGGATTGACACAGTAG
- the LOC126400078 gene encoding WAP, Kazal, immunoglobulin, Kunitz and NTR domain-containing protein 2-like has translation MWWMLFPRWIWFLACVSVWMEHQVGVLPHITYSHPGICPNDMNPNLWVDAMSTCTRECESDQECESFEKCCQNVCGNRSCVAARYLDGTKGPMGMPKEATCTSFMCTQQGSECDIWDGQPVCKCRDRCEREPHFTCASDGMTYYNKCYMDAEACSKGITLAVVTCRFHLTWPNTSPSLPQATTLRPTTAPLQATIPPPTEPQTPVMVSSPAHQTVNMGDTASFLCDVIGRPRPEITWEKQQPEGVERVAMKPNHVRGNMVVTNIGQLVIYNAQPHDSGVYTCTAQNPSGSVKANHPLTVLPAEPPKTPEPKNVTRCLPEECLKPPDNPEDCGSEMEKVSWYYEPKTNNCFSFTHCNINNNSPQPRKVFETYEECMQCCGPELSGPCGLPSLQGPCKAYEPRWAYSSTLRQCQSFIYGGCDGNDNNFESKEACEEMCPYPKNHHCKACKPRGKMVTSFCRSDFVILGRMTELTEEKDSGHALVTVEEILKDEKMGLRFFGKEPLEVTFLNMDWNCPCPNITGAAAEGQVIIMGNVNDGMAVLQPESYVGSSSPRRVRKLREVISKNTCDILKAITNSPQ, from the exons ATGTGGTGGATGCTGTTTCCACGGTGGATCTGGTTCCTGgcgtgtgtgtcagtgtggatGGAGCACCAGGTCGGAGTTTTGCCCCATATCACCTACTCACACCCGGGCATCTGCCCCAATGACATGAACCCCAACCTGTGGGTGGATGCCATGAGCACCTGTACACGAGAGTGTGAATCTGACCAG GAGTGTGAGTCCTTTGAGAAGTGTTGCCAAAATGTGTGCGGGAATCGGAGCTGTGTGGCAGCCCGTTACTTGGACGGGACGAAAGGCCCCATGGGAATGCCCAAGGAAGCCACCTGCACCAGTTTCATGTGCACCCAGCAGGGCTCTGAGTGTGACATCTGGGACGGCCAGCCGGTGTGTAAGTGCCGGGACCGCTGTGAGAGAGAGCCGCACTTCACCTGCGCGTCTGACGGCATGACCTACTACAACAAGTGCTACATGGATGCAGAGGCGTGCTCCAAGGGCATCACCCTGGCTGTTGTCACCTGCCGCTTCCACCTCACCTGGCCCAACACCAGCCCCTCGCTGCCCCAGGCCACCACTCTTCGCCCTACCACTGCTCCTCTTCAGGCAACCATCCCACCTCCCACCGAGCCTCAGACACCCGTCATGGTCAGCAGCCCTGCTCACCAGACTGTAAATATGGGTGACACAGCCAGCTTCCTGTGTGATGTAATAGGTCGCCCCCGGCCTGAGATCACCTGGGAGAAGCAGCAGCCAGAGGGGGTGGAGAGGGTGGCCATGAAGCCTAATCATGTGCGAGGGAATATGGTGGTCACTAACATCGGTCAGCTGGTCATCTACAACGCCCAGCCGCATGATTCAGGTGTCTACACCTGCACTGCTCAGAACCCATCTGGTTCAGTGAAAGCTAACCACCCACTTACTGTGCTGCCCGCAGAGCCGCCCAAGACCCCCGAGCCCAAGAATGTGACCCGCTGCCTGCCTGAAGAGTGTCTGAAACCCCCAGATAACCCAGAGGACTGTGGGAGTGAGATGGAGAAAGTCAGCTGGTACTACGAGCCCAAAACCAACAACTGCTTCTCCTTCACCCACtgtaacatcaacaacaacagccCGCAGCCCAGGAAGGTGTTCGAGACATACGAGGAGTGTATGCAGTGCTGCGGCCCTGAGCTCTCCGGCCCCTGCGGGCTCCCCAGCCTGCAGGGCCCCTGTAAGGCCTACGAGCCACGCTGGGCCTACAGCAGCACCCTGCGGCAGTGCCAGTCCTTCATTTACGGAGGCTGTGACGGCAACGACAACAACTTTGAATCCAAAGAAGCCTGCGAGGAGATGTGCCCCTACCCCAAAAACCACCACTGCAAGGCCTGCAAGCCGAGAGGCAAGATGGTGACCAGCTTCTGCCGCAGCGACTTTGTCATCTTGGGCCGCATGACAGAGCTCACAGAGGAGAAGGACTCAGGCCACGCTCTTGTGACTGTGGAAGAGATCCTAAAGGACGAGAAGATGGGGCTGCGCTTCTTTGGCAAGGAGCCTCTGGAGGTCACCTTCCTCAACATGGACTGGAACTGCCCCTGCCCGAACATCACGGGCGCGGCTGCTGAGGGACAGGTCATCATCATGGGCAACGTGAACGACGGCATGGCTGTCCTCCAGCCGGAGAGCTACGTGGGCTCTTCCAGCCCTCGCCGTGTACGGAAGCTGAGAGAGGTCATCTCTAAAAACACATGTGACATTCTCAAAGCGATCACCAACAGCCCTCAGTAG